The following coding sequences are from one Clostridioides difficile ATCC 9689 = DSM 1296 window:
- a CDS encoding enoyl-CoA hydratase-related protein gives MSTSDVKVYENVAVEVDGNICTVKMNRPKALNAINSKTLEELYEVFVDINNDETIDVVILTGEGKAFVAGADIAYMKDLDAVAAKDFSILGAKAFGEIENSKKVVIAAVNGFALGGGCELAMACDIRIASAKAKFGQPEVTLGITPGYGGTQRLTRLVGMAKAKELIFTGQVIKADEAEKIGLVNRVVEPDILIEEVEKLAKIIAKNAQLAVRYSKEAIQLGAQTDINTGIDIESNLFGLCFSTKDQKEGMSAFVEKREANFIKG, from the coding sequence ATGAGTACAAGTGATGTTAAAGTTTATGAGAATGTAGCTGTTGAAGTAGATGGAAATATATGTACAGTGAAAATGAATAGACCTAAAGCCCTTAATGCAATAAATTCAAAGACTTTAGAAGAACTTTATGAAGTATTTGTAGATATTAATAATGATGAAACTATTGATGTTGTAATATTGACAGGGGAAGGAAAGGCATTTGTAGCTGGAGCAGATATTGCATACATGAAAGATTTAGATGCTGTAGCTGCTAAAGATTTTAGTATCTTAGGAGCAAAAGCTTTTGGAGAAATAGAAAATAGTAAAAAAGTAGTGATAGCTGCTGTAAACGGATTTGCTTTAGGTGGAGGATGTGAACTTGCAATGGCATGTGATATAAGAATTGCATCTGCTAAAGCTAAATTTGGTCAGCCAGAAGTAACTCTTGGAATAACTCCAGGATATGGAGGAACTCAAAGGCTTACAAGATTGGTTGGAATGGCAAAAGCAAAAGAATTAATCTTTACAGGTCAAGTTATAAAAGCTGATGAAGCTGAAAAAATAGGGCTAGTAAATAGAGTCGTTGAGCCAGACATTTTAATAGAAGAAGTTGAGAAATTAGCTAAGATAATAGCTAAAAATGCTCAGCTTGCAGTTAGATACTCTAAAGAAGCAATACAACTTGGTGCTCAAACTGATATAAATACTGGAATAGATATAGAATCTAATTTATTTGGTCTTTGTTTTTCAACTAAAGACCAAAAAGAAGGAATGTCAGCTTTCGTTGAAAAGAGAGAAGCTAACTTTATAAAAGGGTAA
- a CDS encoding nucleoid-associated protein, translating to MIIHKFIIHVLDKNSDVPILNDFEGKVNQEVDGFFQKAIKRIAKDEDLRKGVFKDYNDNLIKNCCEQIIYDESTFLKNSKEIASYLFDVMKINAALESCDLAICLYTIKDEKSVAILKLDYKKLYTHSIEFVDDKFNIQMVSNEIGIPETLRQKQGALISLSGINDEFHLRLLDKDAEKEGSESKFVTEFLNAKKIDDDKYKTKVFKNTAENWITNALSNDIKQAEDVRSILNYTLKEKHEVDINDFVDNSIKDDELKDSFKEHMEEKGLDESFSIDKKWVEKKLKKRSIKTDNGFDIKGNLTDFEDPMKYTVKQNQDGTIDIIIKNVTFYEEK from the coding sequence ATGATAATACATAAATTTATAATACATGTTTTGGACAAAAATAGTGATGTTCCAATATTAAATGACTTTGAAGGCAAAGTTAATCAAGAAGTGGATGGTTTTTTCCAGAAAGCTATAAAAAGAATTGCAAAAGATGAGGATTTAAGAAAAGGTGTTTTTAAAGATTATAATGACAATTTAATTAAAAACTGTTGTGAACAAATAATATATGATGAAAGTACTTTTTTGAAAAATTCTAAAGAAATTGCATCTTACTTGTTTGATGTTATGAAAATTAATGCTGCACTAGAATCTTGTGATTTGGCAATTTGCTTATATACTATTAAAGATGAAAAGAGTGTAGCAATACTGAAATTAGATTATAAAAAGTTGTACACTCATTCAATTGAATTTGTGGATGATAAATTTAATATTCAAATGGTTTCAAATGAAATTGGTATCCCAGAGACTTTAAGACAAAAGCAAGGAGCTTTGATTAGTCTAAGTGGTATAAATGATGAGTTTCATCTAAGGCTTTTAGATAAGGATGCTGAAAAAGAAGGGTCAGAATCTAAGTTTGTAACAGAATTTTTAAATGCTAAAAAAATAGATGATGATAAGTACAAGACCAAGGTATTTAAAAATACAGCTGAAAATTGGATAACCAATGCTCTTAGTAATGATATAAAGCAAGCTGAAGATGTAAGAAGTATATTAAATTATACACTGAAGGAAAAACATGAAGTTGATATAAATGACTTTGTTGATAATTCAATTAAAGATGATGAGTTAAAGGATAGCTTTAAAGAGCATATGGAAGAAAAAGGTCTTGATGAAAGTTTTAGTATAGATAAAAAATGGGTTGAGAAAAAGCTTAAAAAAAGAAGTATAAAAACGGATAATGGTTTTGACATAAAAGGGAATCTAACTGATTTTGAAGACCCAATGAAGTATACTGTAAAACAAAATCAAGATGGAACTATAGATATAATAATAAAGAATGTTACATTTTATGAAGAAAAGTAA
- a CDS encoding RluA family pseudouridine synthase: MFKKENQRYNLISYTNEEEMTLKEVLLDKLNFSVRSLSKMKREKSVLVNGVYKKPSLKVYSGDLIEVKIDEEKANFEPQDLNLQIIYDDFDIIMVNKPPFMVVHPTKSHYDKTIANGISYYIDNQKENVKIRFVNRLDMNTSGLVIVAKNAYAHHTLSTAMSENKVEKKYITVVDGIIKENEGTIDEPIYRPTEDSIKRIIDERGQSSVTHYKVIERLENATVLEVSLETGRTHQIRVHMAHIGHGIIGDELYGYVDEELINRQALHAYKLEFEQPRTKEKLKFKADIPEDMKELISKLR, from the coding sequence TTGTTTAAAAAAGAGAATCAAAGATATAATCTTATATCGTATACAAATGAAGAAGAAATGACTTTAAAAGAAGTTTTATTGGACAAGCTAAATTTCTCAGTTAGGTCATTATCAAAAATGAAGAGGGAAAAGAGTGTTTTAGTAAATGGAGTATATAAAAAACCAAGTTTAAAGGTGTATAGTGGTGATTTAATAGAAGTAAAAATAGACGAGGAAAAAGCAAATTTTGAACCTCAAGATTTAAATTTACAGATAATTTATGATGATTTTGATATAATTATGGTGAATAAACCTCCGTTTATGGTAGTTCACCCAACAAAAAGCCACTATGATAAAACAATAGCAAATGGTATTAGTTACTATATAGATAATCAAAAAGAAAATGTAAAAATAAGATTTGTAAATAGGTTAGATATGAATACTTCAGGGTTAGTTATAGTAGCAAAAAATGCTTATGCACATCATACTTTGTCTACAGCAATGAGTGAAAATAAAGTTGAAAAAAAGTATATAACAGTAGTTGATGGAATTATAAAAGAAAATGAGGGAACTATAGATGAGCCAATTTATAGACCTACAGAAGATTCAATAAAGAGGATAATAGATGAAAGAGGACAGTCATCTGTTACTCACTATAAAGTAATAGAAAGACTAGAAAATGCAACTGTATTAGAAGTAAGCTTAGAAACTGGTAGAACACATCAAATAAGAGTACATATGGCTCATATAGGTCATGGAATAATAGGTGATGAGTTGTATGGTTATGTAGATGAAGAGCTAATAAATAGGCAAGCACTTCATGCATATAAGTTAGAGTTTGAACAACCAAGAACAAAAGAAAAATTGAAATTTAAAGCAGATATACCAGAGGATATGAAAGAGTTAATATCGAAATTAAGATAA
- a CDS encoding PLP-dependent aminotransferase family protein → MEKYRIDLNEKKSTKYIQIFNHIKELIINKELVEHEKLPPIRKLSNFLQVNNTTIVKVYELLENEGYVYKIIGSGTFVSSLNSYKSGIDNRKNKIIVQREDLIHFDNGNPSNDMFPIDSFKNAVNMALSKDGSSIFEYDEGLGSEELREKMVEYLSDGNIKTTKENIQIISGAQQGIDIVCKGLISYSDVVFMEEPSYNGAIEVFKSRGAKIISIPMLDDGIDIGILKLKLEKIKPRLIYIMPNFQNPTGISYSTYKKKKLIELAEEHDFYIIEDDFISDFVFESKDNRTIRSYDDKNRVVYIKSFSKILMPGLRIGIVEMPNELLKKVLWAKYSSDISTPGLIQKSMYYYMNNFDWKNYLSHIEKIYTDKYKLAKNLINDKLSGKLKVRKSCGGINFFLELPRGYTSQAFTNFMLNKGVSMLPGTYFFDNLVDDRFFRINIARPSMEELEKGISIISDNIDEFFCEYKNKLDIKSNKLFY, encoded by the coding sequence TTGGAAAAATACAGAATAGATTTAAATGAGAAAAAATCAACTAAATATATACAGATATTTAATCATATAAAAGAATTGATAATAAATAAAGAGTTAGTAGAACATGAAAAATTGCCTCCAATAAGAAAACTATCAAATTTTTTACAAGTAAATAACACTACTATAGTTAAGGTATACGAGCTTTTAGAAAATGAAGGATATGTATATAAAATTATAGGGAGTGGTACTTTTGTATCAAGTTTAAATTCTTATAAAAGCGGTATAGATAACAGGAAAAATAAGATTATTGTGCAAAGAGAAGATTTAATTCATTTTGACAATGGGAATCCATCTAATGATATGTTTCCTATCGATTCATTTAAAAATGCTGTAAATATGGCATTATCTAAAGATGGTAGTTCAATATTTGAATATGATGAAGGTCTTGGCTCTGAAGAATTAAGAGAAAAAATGGTAGAGTATCTAAGTGATGGAAATATAAAAACTACTAAGGAAAATATTCAAATAATATCAGGTGCTCAACAAGGTATAGATATAGTTTGTAAAGGACTTATAAGTTATTCAGATGTTGTTTTTATGGAAGAACCTTCTTACAATGGAGCAATTGAAGTGTTTAAAAGTAGAGGTGCAAAAATAATATCTATACCTATGTTAGATGATGGAATTGATATAGGTATTTTAAAATTAAAGTTGGAAAAAATAAAACCAAGACTTATATACATTATGCCTAATTTTCAAAATCCAACTGGAATATCTTACTCAACATATAAAAAAAAGAAATTGATAGAATTGGCAGAAGAACATGATTTTTATATAATAGAAGATGATTTTATAAGTGATTTTGTTTTTGAATCAAAGGACAATAGAACAATTAGAAGTTATGATGATAAAAATAGAGTAGTATATATAAAAAGCTTTTCAAAAATACTTATGCCAGGTCTTAGGATAGGAATTGTAGAAATGCCAAATGAGTTGTTAAAAAAAGTTTTATGGGCTAAATATTCATCAGATATATCAACACCAGGTTTAATTCAAAAATCAATGTATTACTATATGAATAATTTTGATTGGAAGAATTATTTGAGTCATATAGAGAAGATATATACTGATAAGTATAAATTGGCAAAAAACTTGATTAATGACAAATTGAGTGGTAAATTAAAAGTTAGAAAATCTTGTGGAGGAATAAACTTTTTTTTAGAATTACCAAGAGGATATACATCTCAAGCATTTACAAATTTTATGTTAAACAAAGGAGTGTCAATGCTTCCAGGGACTTATTTTTTTGACAATCTAGTGGATGATAGATTCTTTAGGATAAATATAGCTCGTCCAAGCATGGAAGAACTAGAAAAGGGAATATCTATAATAAGTGATAATATAGATGAGTTTTTTTGTGAATATAAAAACAAGTTAGATATAAAAAGCAATAAATTATTTTATTAA
- the cdeC gene encoding exosporium morphogenetic protein CdeC codes for MQDYKKNKRRMMNQPMSTMNEEEVYTDEINSEDMRGFKKSHHHNGCNTDNKCECHDDCNPCNPCNPCKPNPCNPCKPNPCDDNCGCHDNCKCDCEPCEMDSDECFENKCGPECCNPISPRNFSVSNAVPFAIEANRIFDTMQFQTFTDATGPNGEPLTFETEVVEVFGSVPSAGQASVTIEKICLSNDGIVIDTGMTTLEDFDLDPLGDIVGRNCETTFEFAVCGERNSECCRQGKGKSVAYKQRGLTVAVRNLVLELRGRCGCTEFVALAFPAVRAGGGCKRRVDYVEFTFNTLSAPICLPADGRAVTLRQEYQTNLTVDCIGKSILKLECNECCEPFYELIIPNDIDLVLCLQETVSTLISEQIVVLASPNPIQPRLVDTFSKVCDFSQCGPNHGSGKPSCHR; via the coding sequence ATGCAAGATTATAAAAAAAATAAAAGAAGAATGATGAATCAGCCAATGTCTACAATGAATGAAGAAGAAGTGTATACAGATGAAATAAATTCAGAAGACATGAGAGGTTTTAAAAAATCACACCATCATAATGGATGTAATACTGATAATAAGTGTGAGTGCCATGATGATTGCAATCCATGCAACCCATGTAATCCATGTAAACCTAACCCATGCAATCCATGCAAACCTAATCCATGTGATGACAATTGTGGATGCCATGACAATTGTAAATGTGATTGTGAACCATGTGAAATGGATTCAGATGAATGTTTTGAAAACAAATGTGGACCAGAATGCTGTAATCCTATATCTCCAAGAAACTTCTCTGTATCAAATGCAGTGCCATTTGCAATAGAGGCTAATAGAATATTTGATACTATGCAATTCCAAACATTTACAGATGCAACAGGACCAAATGGAGAGCCATTAACTTTTGAAACAGAAGTAGTAGAAGTATTTGGTTCAGTTCCAAGTGCAGGTCAAGCAAGTGTAACTATAGAAAAAATATGCTTAAGTAATGATGGAATCGTTATAGACACAGGAATGACAACTTTAGAAGATTTCGATTTAGACCCATTAGGAGATATAGTAGGAAGAAACTGTGAAACAACTTTTGAATTTGCAGTTTGTGGAGAAAGAAACTCTGAGTGCTGTAGACAAGGAAAAGGCAAATCAGTAGCTTATAAACAAAGAGGATTAACTGTAGCAGTTCGTAATTTAGTACTAGAGCTAAGAGGTAGATGTGGATGTACAGAGTTCGTTGCATTAGCTTTCCCAGCAGTTAGAGCAGGAGGTGGATGTAAGAGAAGAGTTGATTATGTAGAATTTACTTTTAACACACTTTCAGCACCAATATGCTTGCCAGCTGACGGAAGAGCTGTTACTTTAAGACAAGAATATCAAACTAACTTAACTGTAGATTGTATAGGAAAATCTATATTAAAATTAGAATGCAACGAATGTTGTGAACCTTTCTATGAATTAATTATACCAAATGATATAGATTTAGTACTTTGCTTACAAGAAACAGTTAGCACATTAATAAGTGAACAAATAGTAGTTTTAGCATCACCAAATCCAATCCAACCAAGACTTGTTGATACTTTCTCTAAAGTATGTGATTTTTCGCAATGTGGACCTAATCATGGAAGTGGAAAGCCAAGTTGCCACAGATAG
- a CDS encoding 3-hydroxybutyryl-CoA dehydrogenase, protein MKLAVIGSGTMGSGIVQTFASCGHDVCLKSRTQGAIDKCLALLDKNLTKLVTKGKMDEATKAEILSHVSSTTNYEDLKDMDLIIEASVEDMNIKKDVFKLLDELCKEDTILATNTSSLSITEIASSTKRPDKVIGMHFFNPVPMMKLVEVISGQLTSKVTFDTVFELSKSINKVPVDVSESPGFVVNRILIPMINEAVGIYADGVASKEEIDEAMKLGANHPMGPLALGDLIGLDVVLAIMNVLYTEFGDTKYRPHPLLAKMVRANQLGRKTKIGFYDYNK, encoded by the coding sequence ATGAAATTAGCTGTAATAGGTAGTGGAACTATGGGAAGTGGTATTGTACAAACTTTTGCAAGTTGTGGACATGATGTATGTTTAAAGAGTAGAACTCAAGGTGCTATAGATAAATGTTTAGCTTTATTAGATAAAAATTTAACTAAGTTAGTTACTAAGGGAAAAATGGATGAAGCTACAAAAGCAGAAATATTAAGTCATGTTAGTTCAACTACTAATTATGAAGATTTAAAAGATATGGATTTAATAATAGAAGCATCTGTAGAAGACATGAATATAAAGAAAGATGTTTTCAAGTTACTAGATGAATTATGTAAAGAAGATACTATCTTGGCAACAAATACTTCATCATTATCTATAACAGAAATAGCTTCTTCTACTAAGAGACCAGATAAAGTTATAGGAATGCATTTCTTTAATCCAGTTCCTATGATGAAATTAGTTGAAGTTATAAGTGGTCAGTTAACATCAAAAGTTACTTTTGATACAGTATTTGAATTATCTAAGAGTATCAATAAAGTACCAGTAGATGTATCTGAATCTCCTGGATTTGTAGTAAATAGAATACTTATACCTATGATAAATGAAGCTGTTGGTATATATGCAGATGGTGTTGCAAGTAAAGAAGAAATAGATGAAGCTATGAAATTAGGAGCAAACCATCCAATGGGACCACTAGCATTAGGTGATTTAATCGGATTAGATGTTGTTTTAGCTATAATGAACGTTTTATATACTGAATTTGGAGATACTAAATATAGACCTCATCCACTTTTAGCTAAAATGGTTAGAGCTAATCAATTAGGAAGAAAAACTAAGATAGGATTCTATGATTATAATAAATAA
- the acpP gene encoding acyl carrier protein — MFEKIKEIIAEQLGVDNLDEITMEASLMDDLEADSLDAVEIIMALEDEFGIEIPDEEAENFKCIGDICKYIEENK; from the coding sequence ATGTTTGAGAAAATAAAAGAAATAATAGCAGAACAATTAGGGGTAGACAATTTAGATGAGATAACTATGGAAGCATCTTTAATGGACGACTTAGAAGCTGATTCATTAGATGCTGTTGAAATTATAATGGCCCTTGAAGATGAATTTGGAATAGAAATACCAGACGAGGAAGCTGAGAACTTTAAATGTATTGGTGATATATGTAAATATATCGAAGAAAACAAATAG
- a CDS encoding acetyl-CoA C-acetyltransferase: protein MREVVIASAARTAVGSFGGAFKSVSAVELGVTAAKEAIKRANITPDMIDESLLGGVLTAGLGQNIARQIALGAGIPVEKPAMTINIVCGSGLRSVSMASQLIALGDADIMLVGGAENMSMSPYLVPSARYGARMGDAAFVDSMIKDGLSDIFNNYHMGITAENIAEQWNITREEQDELALASQNKAEKAQAEGKFDEEIVPVVIKGRKGDTVVDKDEYIKPGTTMEKLAKLRPAFKKDGTVTAGNASGINDGAAMLVVMAKEKAEELGIEPLATIVSYGTAGVDPKIMGYGPVPATKKALEAANMTIEDIDLVEANEAFAAQSVAVIRDLNIDMNKVNVNGGAIAIGHPIGCSGARILTTLLYEMKRRDAKTGLATLCIGGGMGTTLIVKR from the coding sequence ATGAGAGAAGTAGTAATTGCCAGTGCAGCTAGAACAGCAGTAGGAAGTTTTGGAGGAGCATTTAAATCAGTTTCAGCGGTAGAGTTAGGGGTAACAGCAGCTAAAGAAGCTATAAAAAGAGCTAACATAACTCCAGATATGATAGATGAATCTCTTTTAGGGGGAGTACTTACAGCAGGTCTTGGACAAAATATAGCAAGACAAATAGCATTAGGAGCAGGAATACCAGTAGAAAAACCAGCTATGACTATAAATATAGTTTGTGGTTCTGGATTAAGATCTGTTTCAATGGCATCTCAACTTATAGCATTAGGTGATGCTGATATAATGTTAGTTGGTGGAGCTGAAAACATGAGTATGTCTCCTTATTTAGTACCAAGTGCGAGATATGGTGCAAGAATGGGTGATGCTGCTTTTGTTGATTCAATGATAAAAGATGGATTATCAGACATATTTAATAACTATCACATGGGTATTACTGCTGAAAACATAGCAGAGCAATGGAATATAACTAGAGAAGAACAAGATGAATTAGCTCTTGCAAGTCAAAATAAAGCTGAAAAAGCTCAAGCTGAAGGAAAATTTGATGAAGAAATAGTTCCTGTTGTTATAAAAGGAAGAAAAGGTGACACTGTAGTAGATAAAGATGAATATATTAAGCCTGGCACTACAATGGAGAAACTTGCTAAGTTAAGACCTGCATTTAAAAAAGATGGAACAGTTACTGCTGGTAATGCATCAGGAATAAATGATGGTGCTGCTATGCTAGTAGTAATGGCTAAAGAAAAAGCTGAAGAACTAGGAATAGAGCCTCTTGCAACTATAGTTTCTTATGGAACAGCTGGTGTTGACCCTAAAATAATGGGATATGGACCAGTTCCAGCAACTAAAAAAGCTTTAGAAGCTGCTAATATGACTATTGAAGATATAGATTTAGTTGAAGCTAATGAGGCATTTGCTGCCCAATCTGTAGCTGTAATAAGAGACTTAAATATAGATATGAATAAAGTTAATGTTAATGGTGGAGCAATAGCTATAGGACATCCAATAGGATGCTCAGGAGCAAGAATACTTACTACACTTTTATATGAAATGAAGAGAAGAGATGCTAAAACTGGTCTTGCTACACTTTGTATAGGCGGTGGAATGGGAACTACTTTAATAGTTAAGAGATAG
- a CDS encoding histidinol-phosphatase HisJ family protein → MFYDYHMHSSFSTDGKSTMEEMVKKSIELGLEEICFTDHVDYDVYADDSFSIVYEDYFKSLETLQSKYKDKISIKKGIEFGVQTQLMDTYKKEAHQYPLDFIICSIHAIDTMDLYLGNYFKDKTQHEVYENYYLYLYNIVKNYKDYSVLGHLDLIKRYAPYDTILDDRLFSDIIEETLKQAIYDGKGIEINTSCYRYNLPDLTPSKYILQMYKDLGGEIITTGSDSHHISQVACEFDYIYSLLKNMGFKYVSKFNKLKPEFIKL, encoded by the coding sequence ATGTTTTACGACTATCACATGCACTCAAGTTTCTCTACAGACGGAAAATCTACAATGGAAGAAATGGTAAAAAAATCTATTGAACTCGGTTTGGAGGAAATTTGTTTCACAGACCATGTTGACTATGATGTATATGCTGATGATTCTTTTTCAATTGTCTATGAAGATTATTTTAAGAGTTTAGAGACTCTTCAAAGCAAATATAAAGATAAAATATCAATAAAAAAAGGAATTGAATTTGGAGTTCAAACTCAATTAATGGATACATACAAAAAGGAAGCACATCAATATCCATTGGACTTTATAATATGTTCTATCCATGCTATAGATACAATGGACTTATACCTTGGTAATTATTTTAAAGATAAAACTCAACATGAAGTTTATGAAAATTACTATCTTTATTTATATAATATTGTTAAGAATTATAAAGATTACTCTGTCTTAGGTCATTTAGATTTGATTAAAAGGTATGCACCTTATGACACTATTTTAGATGATAGACTATTTTCTGATATAATTGAAGAAACTCTTAAACAAGCTATTTATGATGGCAAAGGTATCGAGATAAATACCTCTTGTTATAGATATAATCTTCCAGACCTAACCCCATCTAAGTATATACTTCAAATGTATAAAGACTTGGGAGGGGAAATCATAACCACAGGTTCAGATTCACATCATATAAGTCAAGTTGCATGTGAGTTTGACTACATATATTCATTACTAAAAAATATGGGATTTAAATATGTATCTAAATTTAATAAATTGAAACCAGAATTTATAAAATTATAA
- a CDS encoding DUF896 domain-containing protein, which produces MFDKKKLDRINELAKKNKEGILSADEIKEREILRKEYLENFRAHFRSRLDSVKVVSPEEYEQYMKNNKN; this is translated from the coding sequence ATGTTTGACAAGAAGAAATTAGATAGGATTAATGAATTAGCAAAGAAAAATAAAGAGGGAATCCTTTCTGCTGATGAAATCAAAGAAAGAGAAATTTTAAGGAAAGAATATTTAGAAAACTTTAGAGCCCACTTTAGATCAAGACTAGATAGTGTCAAAGTAGTTTCACCAGAAGAATATGAGCAATACATGAAAAACAATAAAAATTAG
- a CDS encoding polysaccharide biosynthesis protein produces MKVPYLVLSTVILFISNFIVRIFGFLYKIFLSRALGETGLGIYHMIFNFLMICLAVTTTGIPTALSCLVAKRKALNDRHNTNALFISTLYISFFVALIISIVASFNSSFLSLKFLKDAKLNLFILAVCPAIVIITLSNVLRGYYYGIKNVKIPAIGQIIEQIGKILFVFLLVMYINNKSMNCYIALLGISIGELSNIIFMLICLWRDSSFDNRYIISIKDFYNSSMETLKMSIPITCNRMSNILLQSISSMMIPSRLALSGMTYQQSLSMYGIVSGMVMPFIFLPFTVGSALIVNLIPTISQEMALRKRKSVIKKIKYSILLTLFVGILSSIFFYFFGKDLCILVFKNTLAGEYLKAMFLVPLFMSLNQTLSGILHSIRKELASSINTITGMLIQLIALYVFLPIPGLNIYAYIYTMTIVSIFTCLLHTIVLFKSLKSIR; encoded by the coding sequence TTGAAAGTACCTTATTTAGTACTATCAACAGTTATTTTATTTATATCCAATTTTATTGTAAGAATATTTGGTTTTTTATATAAAATATTCTTATCAAGAGCACTAGGTGAAACAGGTTTAGGTATCTATCATATGATTTTTAACTTTTTGATGATTTGCTTAGCTGTTACAACAACAGGTATACCTACTGCACTTAGTTGTCTAGTTGCAAAGAGAAAAGCTTTAAACGATAGACACAATACTAATGCTTTATTTATATCAACTTTATATATATCATTTTTCGTAGCACTAATTATATCTATAGTTGCATCTTTCAATAGTTCTTTTTTATCACTTAAATTTTTAAAAGATGCTAAATTAAATCTATTTATACTAGCTGTTTGTCCTGCTATAGTTATAATAACTCTTTCAAACGTACTAAGAGGATATTACTATGGCATAAAGAATGTAAAAATCCCTGCTATTGGACAAATCATTGAACAAATTGGTAAAATATTATTTGTTTTTTTACTTGTTATGTACATAAATAATAAATCTATGAATTGTTATATAGCTCTATTAGGTATATCAATTGGTGAGTTGAGTAATATTATATTTATGCTTATTTGCTTATGGCGAGATTCATCATTTGACAATAGGTATATTATAAGCATAAAAGATTTTTATAATTCTTCTATGGAAACATTAAAAATGTCTATTCCCATAACTTGTAATAGAATGTCAAACATACTTTTGCAATCTATAAGTTCTATGATGATACCATCAAGATTAGCATTATCAGGAATGACTTATCAACAATCTTTAAGTATGTATGGTATTGTCAGTGGGATGGTAATGCCTTTTATATTTTTACCTTTTACTGTTGGTTCAGCGCTTATTGTAAATTTAATACCAACTATTTCACAGGAAATGGCTCTAAGAAAGCGTAAGAGTGTAATTAAAAAAATCAAATACTCCATACTTCTTACTTTATTTGTAGGCATACTATCATCAATATTTTTTTATTTCTTTGGAAAAGATTTATGTATATTAGTATTTAAAAATACACTTGCAGGAGAATATCTAAAAGCTATGTTTTTAGTTCCACTATTTATGTCCCTAAATCAAACTCTATCTGGCATTTTACATTCAATAAGAAAAGAATTAGCTTCAAGTATAAATACTATTACTGGCATGTTAATTCAACTAATAGCTTTATATGTATTTCTTCCAATTCCAGGACTTAATATTTATGCATACATATACACAATGACGATAGTATCAATCTTTACTTGTCTATTACATACTATAGTGCTTTTTAAATCACTAAAATCTATACGCTAG